One region of Miscanthus floridulus cultivar M001 chromosome 19, ASM1932011v1, whole genome shotgun sequence genomic DNA includes:
- the LOC136528358 gene encoding G-type lectin S-receptor-like serine/threonine-protein kinase B120 isoform X1: MASQHAVLIIFLFFLVCSCQSVVDRLTSVRPLYPGDKLISDDGGMFSLGFFNLTTNSTPSLYLGIWYNNIPERTYVWVANRDSPITTPSAKLALTNTSDFVLSDSEGRTVWATDNNVAVAGSIIGGSGVLRSTGSFELELQLPNGTGVVAWKSLDHPTDTILPTFRLWTNYKAHTTLRVVAWKGPRDPSAGDFSLSGDPTGWGLQIIIWRGGSRRRSWCSGVWNGAGASAFTRFIYSQIVDDGEVIYAAYNAAGGPTTHWKLDYTGNVRLRVWNVESSSWTVLFEGPGNGGCLHYGACGPFGYCDATGREGGVQECKCLDGFEPEDGFFRDFSRGCRRKQALAACGGGGGGGGRSHYFLTLPGMKVPDKFLYVRNRSFDECAAECDRNCSCTAYAYANLSTIVTMSASSDMSRCLLWMGELLDTGKDGDLGENLYLRLAAGSPGNKKKKIGMAMEIVLPTMACLLMLTSCICLVTICKSRDTRRNKEAHERSVHDFWDQNLELSCISFEDLTSATNSFHEANMLGKGGFGKVYKGILKDGKEVAVKRLSNGSEQGKEQLRNEVVLIASLQHKNLVRLLGCCIHEDEKLLIYEYLPNKSLDKFLFDPAMKSMLDWPKRLNIIKGIARGILYLHQDSRMMIIHRDLKASNILLDAEMEPKISGSSEQQASTRRVFGTYGYMSPEYTTQGIFSVKSDTYSFGILLLEIVSGLKISASPHLLMDHPSLIAYAWNLWKDRMARDFVDTMVVESCSLDEALQCIHIGLLCVQDSPNDRPLMSLVVSMLNNEAMPRPMPRQPLFFAQRYYEALSTRGDSEHSANHVSLSTLDGR; this comes from the exons ATGGCATCACAACATGCTGTATTGAtcatcttcttgttcttcttagttTGTTCCTGCCAATCCGTCGTTGATCGCCTAACCTCAGTAAGACCACTCTACCCCGGCGACAAGCTCATCTCCGACGACGGTGGCATGTTTTCCCTCGGCTTCTTCAACCTCACCACCAACTCAACGCCAAGCCTGTACCTCGGCATATGGTACAACAACATCCCTGAGCGCACCTACGTCTGGGTCGCCAACCGCGACAGCCCAATCACCACGCCTTCAGCGAAGCTAGCTCTCACCAACACTTCCGATTTCGTGCTGTCCGATTCCGAAGGCCGCACAGTCTGGGCGACAGACAACAATGTCGCCGTCGCCGGTAGCATCATCGGAGGCTCCGGAGTGCTCCGGAGCACGGGGAGCTTCGAGCTCGAGCTGCAGCTGCCCAATGGCACAGGTGTAGTAGCATGGAAGAGCCTCGACCACCCCACGGACACCATCCTCCCGACCTTCAGGCTGTGGACCAACTACAAGGCTCACACCACCTTGCGCGTCGTCGCCTGGAAGGGCCCTCGGGACCCTTCCGCCGGCGACTTCTCCCTCAGCGGCGACCCCACCGGCTGGGGCCTCCAGATCATCATCTGGCGGGGTGGGAGTCGTCGTCGTTCATGGTGCAGCGGCGTGTGGAACGGCGCGGGGGCCTCCGCCTTCACCAGGTTCATATACTCCCAGATCGTCGACGACGGGGAGGTGATCTACGCGGCGTACAACGCCGCCGGCGGCCCGACGACGCACTGGAAGCTGGACTACACGGGGAACGTGAGGCTCCGCGTCTGGAACGTCgagtcgtcgtcgtggaccgtcCTTTTCGAGGGCCCCGGCAATGGCGGCTGCCTCCACTACGGCGCGTGCGGGCCGTTCGGCTACTGCGACGCCACGGGGCGCGAGGGCGGCGTGCAGGAGTGCAAGTGCCTCGACGGGTTCGAGCCGGAAGACGGCTTCTTTCGTGACTTCTCCAGAGGATGCCGGAGGAAGCAAGCGCTGGCAgcgtgtggcggcggcggcggtggtggtgggaggaGCCATTATTTCCTGACCTTGCCGGGGATGAAGGTGCCTGACAAGTTCCTGTATGTCAGGAACAGAAGCTTTGACGAGTGTGCTGCCGAGTGCGACCGCAACTGCTCGTGCACCGCGTACGCTTATGCCAACTTGAGCACCATCGTCACCATGAGTGCTAGTAGTGACATGTCAAGGTGCTTGCTTTGGATGGGGGAGCTTCTCGACACCGGAAAGGACGGTGATTTAGGTGAAAACTTGTACCTTCGGCTCGCCGCCGGCTCTCCCG gaaacaagaagaagaagatcggCATGGCTATGGAGATTGTGCTCCCAACGATGGCATGTCTGCTGATGCTCACATCATGTATATGTCTTGTCACTATATGCAAGTCAAGAG ACACGCGACGGAACAAGGAAGCACATGAGAGGAGCGTTCACGATTTCTGGGATCAAAATCTGGAACTGTCGTGTATTAGCTTTGAGGACCTCACGTCTGCAACGAATAGTTTCCATGAAGCCAACATGCTTGGAAAAGGTGGCTTTGGGAAAGTATATAAG GGGATACTGAAAGATGGCAAGGAGGTTGCTGTCAAAAGGCTTAGCAACGGTTCTGAACAAGGGAAAGAGCAGCTTAGAAATGAAGTAGTTCTTATTGCAAGTTTGCAACACAAGAACCTAGTCAGACTTCTTGGTTGTTGTATCCATGAAGATGAGAAATTGCTCATATACGAATACTTGCCCAACAAAAGCTTAGACAAATTCCTCTTTG ATCCTGCAATGAAGTCTATGCTTGATTGGCCAAAAAGGTTAAACATAATCAAAGGAATAGCTAGAGGAATTCTTTATCTCCACCAAGATTCAAGAATGATGATCATTCACAGAGATCTCAAAGCAAGCAACATCTTGCTGGATGCAGAGATGGAGCCGAAAATCTCTGGAAGTAGCGAGCAGCAAGCAAGTACTAGACGAGTTTTTGGGACATA CGGTTACATGTCGCCTGAATATACAACGCAAGGCATTTTTTCAGTCAAGTCCGACACCTATAGTTTTGGCATTTTACTACTGGAGATAGTCAGTGGACTAAAGATTAGTGCCTCTCCTCATCTACTAATGGATCATCCAAGCCTTATTGCTTAT GCATGGAACTTATGGAAAGATAGAATGGCAAGGGATTTCGTAGACACAATGGTTGTGGAGAGCTGCTCACTGGACGAAGCCTTGCAATGCATCCATATTGGACTATTGTGTGTTCAAGACAGCCCAAATGACAGGCCACTGATGT
- the LOC136528358 gene encoding G-type lectin S-receptor-like serine/threonine-protein kinase RKS1 isoform X2 produces MASQHAVLIIFLFFLVCSCQSVVDRLTSVRPLYPGDKLISDDGGMFSLGFFNLTTNSTPSLYLGIWYNNIPERTYVWVANRDSPITTPSAKLALTNTSDFVLSDSEGRTVWATDNNVAVAGSIIGGSGVLRSTGSFELELQLPNGTGVVAWKSLDHPTDTILPTFRLWTNYKAHTTLRVVAWKGPRDPSAGDFSLSGDPTGWGLQIIIWRGGSRRRSWCSGVWNGAGASAFTRFIYSQIVDDGEVIYAAYNAAGGPTTHWKLDYTGNVRLRVWNVESSSWTVLFEGPGNGGCLHYGACGPFGYCDATGREGGVQECKCLDGFEPEDGFFRDFSRGCRRKQALAACGGGGGGGGRSHYFLTLPGMKVPDKFLYVRNRSFDECAAECDRNCSCTAYAYANLSTIVTMSASSDMSRCLLWMGELLDTGKDGDLGENLYLRLAAGSPGNKKKKIGMAMEIVLPTMACLLMLTSCICLVTICKSRDTRRNKEAHERSVHDFWDQNLELSCISFEDLTSATNSFHEANMLGKGGFGKVYKGILKDGKEVAVKRLSNGSEQGKEQLRNEVVLIASLQHKNLVRLLGCCIHEDEKLLIYEYLPNKSLDKFLFDPAMKSMLDWPKRLNIIKGIARGILYLHQDSRMMIIHRDLKASNILLDAEMEPKISGSSEQQASTRRVFGT; encoded by the exons ATGGCATCACAACATGCTGTATTGAtcatcttcttgttcttcttagttTGTTCCTGCCAATCCGTCGTTGATCGCCTAACCTCAGTAAGACCACTCTACCCCGGCGACAAGCTCATCTCCGACGACGGTGGCATGTTTTCCCTCGGCTTCTTCAACCTCACCACCAACTCAACGCCAAGCCTGTACCTCGGCATATGGTACAACAACATCCCTGAGCGCACCTACGTCTGGGTCGCCAACCGCGACAGCCCAATCACCACGCCTTCAGCGAAGCTAGCTCTCACCAACACTTCCGATTTCGTGCTGTCCGATTCCGAAGGCCGCACAGTCTGGGCGACAGACAACAATGTCGCCGTCGCCGGTAGCATCATCGGAGGCTCCGGAGTGCTCCGGAGCACGGGGAGCTTCGAGCTCGAGCTGCAGCTGCCCAATGGCACAGGTGTAGTAGCATGGAAGAGCCTCGACCACCCCACGGACACCATCCTCCCGACCTTCAGGCTGTGGACCAACTACAAGGCTCACACCACCTTGCGCGTCGTCGCCTGGAAGGGCCCTCGGGACCCTTCCGCCGGCGACTTCTCCCTCAGCGGCGACCCCACCGGCTGGGGCCTCCAGATCATCATCTGGCGGGGTGGGAGTCGTCGTCGTTCATGGTGCAGCGGCGTGTGGAACGGCGCGGGGGCCTCCGCCTTCACCAGGTTCATATACTCCCAGATCGTCGACGACGGGGAGGTGATCTACGCGGCGTACAACGCCGCCGGCGGCCCGACGACGCACTGGAAGCTGGACTACACGGGGAACGTGAGGCTCCGCGTCTGGAACGTCgagtcgtcgtcgtggaccgtcCTTTTCGAGGGCCCCGGCAATGGCGGCTGCCTCCACTACGGCGCGTGCGGGCCGTTCGGCTACTGCGACGCCACGGGGCGCGAGGGCGGCGTGCAGGAGTGCAAGTGCCTCGACGGGTTCGAGCCGGAAGACGGCTTCTTTCGTGACTTCTCCAGAGGATGCCGGAGGAAGCAAGCGCTGGCAgcgtgtggcggcggcggcggtggtggtgggaggaGCCATTATTTCCTGACCTTGCCGGGGATGAAGGTGCCTGACAAGTTCCTGTATGTCAGGAACAGAAGCTTTGACGAGTGTGCTGCCGAGTGCGACCGCAACTGCTCGTGCACCGCGTACGCTTATGCCAACTTGAGCACCATCGTCACCATGAGTGCTAGTAGTGACATGTCAAGGTGCTTGCTTTGGATGGGGGAGCTTCTCGACACCGGAAAGGACGGTGATTTAGGTGAAAACTTGTACCTTCGGCTCGCCGCCGGCTCTCCCG gaaacaagaagaagaagatcggCATGGCTATGGAGATTGTGCTCCCAACGATGGCATGTCTGCTGATGCTCACATCATGTATATGTCTTGTCACTATATGCAAGTCAAGAG ACACGCGACGGAACAAGGAAGCACATGAGAGGAGCGTTCACGATTTCTGGGATCAAAATCTGGAACTGTCGTGTATTAGCTTTGAGGACCTCACGTCTGCAACGAATAGTTTCCATGAAGCCAACATGCTTGGAAAAGGTGGCTTTGGGAAAGTATATAAG GGGATACTGAAAGATGGCAAGGAGGTTGCTGTCAAAAGGCTTAGCAACGGTTCTGAACAAGGGAAAGAGCAGCTTAGAAATGAAGTAGTTCTTATTGCAAGTTTGCAACACAAGAACCTAGTCAGACTTCTTGGTTGTTGTATCCATGAAGATGAGAAATTGCTCATATACGAATACTTGCCCAACAAAAGCTTAGACAAATTCCTCTTTG ATCCTGCAATGAAGTCTATGCTTGATTGGCCAAAAAGGTTAAACATAATCAAAGGAATAGCTAGAGGAATTCTTTATCTCCACCAAGATTCAAGAATGATGATCATTCACAGAGATCTCAAAGCAAGCAACATCTTGCTGGATGCAGAGATGGAGCCGAAAATCTCTGGAAGTAGCGAGCAGCAAGCAAGTACTAGACGAGTTTTTGGGACATAG